In Spea bombifrons isolate aSpeBom1 chromosome 9, aSpeBom1.2.pri, whole genome shotgun sequence, the genomic stretch tcttcagagagctgtTTGATATACCGAGGTCTTTCATGTaaaatggaatagattatatagaatggtaaagccccgttaagcatctggaatagaatcaccccaaaggaccaccagtccacagcaacaccgtatgcttggttctcatgtatttccggggccatgtacaagaatgttccacattctccttctgcttctgctgttccaaaaataccttctgcaacaagaccgaaatcgcagatcttcgcatggccctctccgtcaagcaagatgttgtccggcttcaggtctcgatgtataacgccccgagagtggaggaactggatgccacagatgatttcagctgaataaaatgcagctgtggtgtcggtgaggcagcccaccctgtTCATATATGACTTgaggcttccaccagccatatattccATCGCAAATAATACGCAGCTCTcggtttggaaggctgcatatccgtgacacaggaacgggctgtctcgagccatctccagcatcctcctctctttcagtaaatcttgggggtttatggctttcttgcggatggctttgaccgctaccatggaatcatttctaggtacagaagccagcatgacctttccaaatgaTCCTTCTCCTAGTACTGAATGGAAGGtaaagccggagagcgtcatggggagaaggctccgaaatcttttcgcagtaagactgctttcctccatactcctgcctCTTTTCATGGGAACATTTCCCCTTCTGcactcctccagatgttcctctgctctttctttctcctgctgcctcagattctggctgcttttctcgctgtatctgcACCACTTTTTGTCATGTtcggagctgcctgtgctggttctgggGCGTTTTGTTGTGTCCTTTGCCCTCaaacacaggctgctctcctccctctctttaggagtacgtttggtcctcttcctcgctctccctctttcttcctgagtattgctactctctttcttctttttgaagacagggactctactggccgagtgctccttgttctgatccgtactcctttttgcggtgttagtgcaagctgttttcagtcttttgaaAAACTTGCGCAGTTTTCTGGGGAAGGATCTCTTTACAATCCACCTAAGTCCatggagccgtatgtctatcccatgcatgtttaataccctcaccttaataacatcactcatcctaggataacttttcacttccagcattatagatattacctattgctacttagactcaggtattgtcttctcccatgtgctcctttttgtatttacataaaacattttccccagtatgtcccaatatctaacaaatcaagttaaaaaaagaaaggaacagaaacaaaattttcttaaaaggcctttataaatgtatcccatacatgtgtttgtacatacatgtagattgaacatgaggtctatgtaggtgactgtacacaacatatgccagggtcggcacgcttagatggtggaattaaatgccatagtaatatgaggaaaaactcaaatggagaaaatatattttatatttatttgagggactttgagaggtgagattgcacctgtgacatgatcttgacatgttggtagttacgctgacaagctgctctaccacgcatgtatggatatgtggttggccctcctgagcctgctttgccaacgacttgtctcatttgtggttggaactgaaatgatttaggccccgcccacttgattcagccacgcctattattgcatcatctgcctgtttgtctcgctggctacaccatggagtccaagaccatcctacactgacctccaccagaggattttcatgttatctgtaaactgaacttccaatttaacgtgtcaataaaattctgttaccatttagtatagttcatgctgtttatttaaaaatattattatttcccacaaataacgtatgatatttagcaattatcagttaatgttctaagataacgggtcagtttaatttgatcaagggcaatatcaacgtactgagagcaacagctacatttggaaagttggaaccaatggaatgttctatcaagtctatcaccatagcaaccataggaatggtctaagcagaagaaccaggtcaatggttgccatggtgataagatcaacattgaaactttgcaccaaaaaggaatcattttgttttctgtgtattctgcgcgacttttcaagccagaaatgaaacagaaccgaaatatccatttatgaaatattactttttaccttttggtttttttttattaaacaaaaacccatttctgtaagattatgccaggctttaagggacttgtctcatttgtggttggaactgaaatgatttagaccccgcccacttgatgcagccacgcccactattgcatcatcagcctctgggatgtcatcataggaggttatataaagcaggtgaaactcagacacttctcattgctcagcagagcaggcgagtgagaagatgttagatactcttctgataatcgtggggtgcctctgcaccttcatgatgcttttattacttgttggatttggAACACGTAGTGGAGGAccaaaggcaaatgaagccgacctctacctagagattatgttcgcaatcgaacgcacagaccacaccatgttccagatacagaccataacgggtcagtttaatttgatcaacgtactgagagcaactgctacgtttggaacgttggaaccaatggaatgttctatcagttctatcaccatagcaaccataggaatggtctaagcagaagaaccaagtcaatggttgccacggtgataagatcaacattgaaactttgcaccaaaaaggaatcattttgttttctgtgtattctgcgtgactttggaagctagaaatgaaacagaaccgaaatatccatttatgaaatcttactttttaccttttggaggtttttttttaaacaaaaatccatttcagcaagattaagccgggctttaagtgacttacttaaaattgaaattgatgttttagctaactgaagactatttaaaattatgaagcgtggcagttaacgccgtgatgactccattaaaaactatttcagccaatcaaacattttcagggggagtcttgtttttttcgagaggctccaaccgttccttggcctccccttatagactttttacgtaaaaagtgtttgtgtgtgtgtaacagaacatatacacgtcacaaattgcatgcattcttttttccttttgctacatcatacagcataatatacaaaattatgctttcattattttgctacattgtagcggttaacaggtgactctgtgaagccacaatgttgaacaaatatgatacaaagggtctcaaagcaacgcatagcgcattttgctcttttaaatctaatattatagaatcatggaacctgccgacagatcggccccattcggcccccgtctactcgcccgtttctcctgctgtaaagactcaaaccttaatcagtcgttggtcttgtcttagattcaggagccgtatgtctatcccatgcatgtttaataccctcaccttaataacatcactcatcctaggataacttttcacttccagcattatagatattacctattgctacttagactcaggtattgtcttctcccatgtgctcctttttgtatttacataaaacattttccccagtatgtcccaatatctaacaaatcaagttaaaaaaagaaaggaacagaaacaaaattttcttaaaaggcctttataaatgtatcccatacatgtgtttgtacatacatgtagattgaacatgaggtctatgtaggtgactgtacacaacatatgccagggtcggcacgcttagatggtggaattaaatgccatagtaatatgaggaaaaacccaaatggagaaaatatattttatatttatttgagggactttgagaggtgagattgcacctgtgacatgatcttgacatgttggtagttacgctgacaagctgctctaccacgcatgtatggatatgtggttggccctcctgagcctgctttgccaacgacttgtctcatttgtggttggaactgaaatgatttaggccccgcccacttgattcagccacgcctattattgcatcatctgcctgtttgtctcgctggctacaccatggagtccaagaccatcctacactgacctccaccagaggattttcatgttatctgtaaactgaacttccaatttaacgtgtcaataaaattctgttaacatttactatagttcatgctgtttatttaaaaatattattatttcccacaaataacgtatgatatttagcaattatcagttaatgttctaagataacggggcCTCTATGTTGTGAGTAAGTAtgttgcagtgtatatatttatttatatatggtaatgctgtatctagtgttttagAGGCTCTTTATCATGTTAAAGTGtgagtaatgttttagagaggttATATAACAGTTTATGTCAATGAGGagaaaacagggtcatatatctatGGTGATATCCCAAAGAACCTGGTTGTTTGATGGTGTAACGGTAATGTGACCTACTTGTTACATAAGGCATTCTTGGTGCGAACTTCAATGGCTTCTTTATTGCGTGTAAGTattttgcagtgtatatatttatttatatttggtattgctgtatctagtgttttcgaggctcctttattgtgttagtgtgagtatatattgttacagttgctgtgtgtatatatgtagggtgtatgtaatgttttagagagggtatatgtcagtgaggagacaacagggtcatatatctaCAGCAAAGCCTCAGTTCTCTGATCGCGTAGAGGTAATGTGCCAATGTGCCTTTCCTGTTGTGTAAGGGGTTCGTGATTTGGACCCCACTGACTTCTTTATCGCCTttaacagtgtatatatttatttatatttggtattgctgtatctagtgttttcgaggttcctttattgtgttagtgtgagtatatattgttacagttgttgtgtgtatatatgtagggtgtatgtaatgttttagagaggttatataatagtataatgtcagtgaggagataacagggtcatatatccatggCAAAGCCTCAGTTGTTTGATGGCGTAGAGGTAATGTGCCCTACCTGTCAAGTTAGGAGTCTTTGGTTCAGACCCCAATGGGCTCTTTATTGCATGTAAGTattttgcagtgtatatatttatttatatttggtgtttctgtatctagtgttttcgaggctcctttattgtgttagtgtgagtatatattgttacagttgctgtgtatatatgtagggtgtatgtaatgttttagagagggtatatgTCAGTAAATGTAAGTGAGGAGAACACAGGGTCATGGCGGCACATCGCTTCCTATTCCCTGGTAATGGTAATATGCCTCGCTTGATGTGCAAAGGGGTTGCCGGTTCATATCGCGTTACATGTTTTAGTGTTAAAGTGGAAGTATGTATTGTTATAGttactttgtgtgtgtatatatatatatatatatatatatatatatatatatatatatatatatatatatatatatatatatatatatatatatagtgttagaaatgcataattttaaagGGCATGTATCGTGTTAGCGTAGGTGCATGTAAGTATTTGTGAGTCAGGAGATGATAGGCATCATATTCCTTAGGAGAGGAAACAACAGAGCCGGTTGCACACGTGGTGGCGTAAAGGTAAGGTAAGGTAAGCAGCCCAACATTCAAAGGGTCGCTGGTTTGAATCCAGATAGCTACAAGATGGTGTTAGTGAATAATTgttgaatgtatatattattttagagtaggggagtatatgtaaGGATATGTGAGACAGGAGAAAACAGCGACATATTTCCACGCCAAAAAAGCAAAGCAatctgcctggtggtgtaaaggtaaagtaacctgcctACCATACCAAGGATCGATGGTTTGAATCCTGATGGATCCTCTGtggtgtatatattattttagagtaggggcatatatataagtatatgtgaaaaaacagggtcatatatccacggcgagaaggcaaagccaactgcctggtggtgtaaaggtaaggtACCCTGCATACTAtaccaaggatcgctggttTGAATCCTGATGGATCCTCTGTGGtgtatatgttattttagagtaggggcatatatataagtatatgtgagtcaggagaaaacagggtcatatatccacggcgagaaagcaaagccaactgcctggtggtgtaaaggtaaggtAACCTGCATACTAtaccaaggatcgctggttcgaatcctgatgaatatattgttttagaataggggcatatatgtaagtatatgtgagttgggagaaagcagggtcatatatccacggcgagaaagcaCAATTGGCTGCTCGGTGGCGTGAAGGTATAGTTGCCTGACATACAATGGATTGCTGGTTCGAATCCTCATGATGACTTCTGCACGTAAGTACGCAgtgtggctctgcttgtgtgcgctagtggatggtgttaaagtggctctgtggcactctaacatcagacacttacatacacatctacagcCTCACCTGCATACACATAGCCGGTTGCAGATAACACTTGAAGGTTGCGCTAAGCCGTGTGTCCTTGCATGCAGTGACCGAAAACACTGGTTGCGGAAAAGGTTTCGGAATGTGTGTGCATCCGCTTGACCCGTTCATGTGCGTGCACAGTAGCCCACACAGCGACTTACATGGAGAATCATCATGGCGGATACGATACCGGAGATCCGGAGTATGATGGGGCATCACCGGCAGCCACCCCTTTGccttctctctgcttctttcgggacagaaacaaacacaatgtattactttgtatattgtgagacaaaGACCCCCTTCAGGGGGTTTTACTCACTTCAGGGGGGTGTGGTCATGGGAGCATGTCccccaccatccatgcaacatgtataaagtatagcaacatgtataaagtatagcaacatgtataaagtataactaaagTAACATGAATAGAGTATAAAGGTAACATGCAATAGAGTGTAAAAATAGAGTATAAAGATAAAACACTTAATTAGAAACACTTAATTAACAAAGTATAGTAAACCACTTAGATATATTATTACTAAGGTGTTACACTTTGttaattaagtgttttaattaattaagtgtttctaattaagtgtttctaattaagtgtttctaattaagtgtttttctttatactctattgcatgttacctttatactctattcatgttactttagttatactttatacatgttactatactttatacatgttactttagttatactttatacatgttgctatactttatacatgttgctatactttatacatgttgctatactttatacatgttgcatggatggtggggGACATGCGCCCATGACCATACTCCCTGAAGTGAGTAAAACCCCCTGAAGGGGGTCtttgtctcacaatatacaaagagtatattgtgtttatttctgtcccgaaagaagcagagagaaggaAAGGGGTGGCTGCCGGTGATGCCCCGTCATACTCCAGATCTCCGGTATCGTATCCGCGGTTTTGTATCCGCCATGATGATTCTCCATGTAAGTCACTGTGTGGGCTACTGTGCATGCACATGAACAGGTCAAGCGGATGCGCACACATTCCGAAACCTTTTCCGCAACCAGTGTTTTCGGCCACTGCGTGTGAGGACACACGGCTTAGTGCAACCTTCAAGTGTTACCCGCAACCTTGTCCGCAACCAGCTATGCGTATGCAGGTGAGgctgtagatgtgtatgtaagtgtccaacgttagagtgccacagagccactttaacaccatccactagcacacacaagcagagccacacTGCGTACTTACGCACAGAAGTCATCATgaggattcgaaccagcgatccaTTGTATGTCAGGCAGGCAACTATACCTTCACGCCACCAAGCAGCCGACTGCGgtttctcgccgtggatatatgaccctgttttctCCCGACtgacatatacttatatatacacgcccctattctaaaacaatatattcatcaggatccgaaccagcgatccttggtaCGGAAGGCAGTTTACttaacctttacaccaccaggcagttggttttgcgttctcgccgtggatatatgaccctgctttctcccgactcacatatacttatatatacgccgctattctaaaacaatatatacaccaCAGAGGATCCATCAGGATTCGAACCATCAATCATTGGTAGGGAAGGCAGGTTACTtttcctttacaccaccaggcagttggctTTGTGCTCTCGGCGTGGAAATATGtcactgctttctcctgactcacatatacttatatatacgcccctactctaaaataacATAGACACTCTGTAAACATTAACACCACAGAGGAGCCAGCAAGAGTCGAACCAGCAACCCTTGGTATGGTAGGCaagttactttacctttacaccaccaggcagtttgCGTCCTCggcgtggatatatatatatctacattttatatatatatatatatatatatatatatatatatatatatatatatatatatataaaaatatatattttctttacaggCTCTAATTCAGATTATGCATCTCAGACAGATTCCTGAAGTGGGGGTTCATATCCATCAGCCCGCTCTACTTTGGCGCCTGTCTCATCTCCTGCAGGCTTCCCAGCACCACCGCCTTCACCATGTAGTTTCATAAGTTTGCCCAGCTcaaactttggctttttcagCATCTTCACTTTGCGTACATACACATCATGTAGAGGATAGATGGACTGGCAGGCCTTTTCAATGTCTTTGCCGATACTGTCTGGAATTAGCTTGTTAACAACTTCTTTCAAGTCATTTGTCTGCACTTCACGAGTCATGATTTCCATCATCTTCTTGCGGATCTGACGCACTTGCTGATGCTGGGCATAAGAAGTCTTTCTAATCTGGTTGTTACGCTTTTTGGTGAATCCAACACAGAATAGGCAAAGTAGGTAGCCATCTGTGGTCTTCACATCAACGTGAGCCTCTCTgcatggatatatgaccctgctttctcctgactcacatatactgatgcccacgtagtctgcatggaacggagggggccctgacaggggtgcagagcagggctaggtcagggggtcaaagaaagttcaacggggagggggaggaagtgaaggGGGTACATAAGGTTGGTGCGTAAGAATgttctgggctttttgttgtgccagccTACCCGGTTCTGTGTTTCGTTTCAGGATTCTGTCACAGCCggggggcggtagcttgccaggttgccggggggtgttatgtggttattgccactggtgttaaagtgtcggtgggaggttcctggctgggcagttgctggaacctcaggtgggggaggggcatcatggtatgccctcccataaggtgatgcttacagtttggccccggttggtcctggcaagctttcgggtgttttattgtatttgggtcattgccgtgttaatgcaccttcgtaaatgtttacaggttgcgtggcattgacgttaataaatcgtctgtggcctttattcatcccacatctggtgtccgtgtttttattggggggttaaCCAGGATGACATAGCCCGAGAGTCGAGGCTACCCCCTGTCATTATATgtacgcccctactctaaaacaatcGATACACTCTAGGTGCATTAACACAAAAGAGGAGCCATCAAGATTCGAACCATTGATCCTTAGTACAGTAtgcaggttactttacctttacaccaccaggcagttggttcTACTCTCTCGCCGTGGAAATACCACCCTGCTTTCTCCtaactcacatatacttatatatacgcccctactctaaaacaatatatacactttacATGCATTAACACCACAGAGGAGACTCTGGGATTCAAACCAGCAATTCTTGGTATGGCATCCAGGtcactttacctttacaccaacAGGCAGTCGGTGGGGCTTTCTCGGGGTGGATATATGactctgctttctcctgactctaAAAAATTACATACAGCCAATCTAACACTATAGAGatgaatacaaacacatatatacttaaa encodes the following:
- the LOC128504734 gene encoding 40S ribosomal protein S3a-like, yielding ICESGESRVIYPCREAHVDVKTTDGYLLCLFCVGFTKKRNNQIRKTSYAQHQQVRQIRKKMMEIMTREVQTNDLKEVVNKLIPDSIGKDIEKACQSIYPLHDVYVRKVKMLKKPKFELGKLMKLHGEGGGAGKPAGDETGAKVERADGYEPPLQESV